The sequence AGCGCCCTCCGGATGCTCAGTTCACTACTGCAGAGATCTCTGCGCCAGATAATCATGTTTGCTTTAGATGTGGAGTTGAAATGTGGCCAGGAACCGGAGCTCTGCCGGAAGCTCCGCTGGGACCGCTCTCCGTGTCCAGGGCGCCCTTTCAATTGTTTGCAGAGCTTCGGGAAAGAGCTACAGTCTCGGGAATGGCGCAGCAGGGACAGAGTCTTTCAAAACAGGTCTGGTTTCAAATCCCACACTACGGGCAAGGCAGAAAACCGGCCCCGATGATCCGTCAGTTAATTCGTTCAGATTGTATTAAGCACCCCAGTCCCGAATTCAGTCCCTGTCTGTATCCTTCCTTCTTTAAGTcacgaaattgacagatccgccGTTTCCTAGTAGGAAAGTCTTTCGGTTCTCAAAACGCCCTCCATGCACGCTTCGACCCGCGAACCGTCTCCCAACAATTTCCACCGTCAACCTGCGTGGAACCAATACCTAAAACGTGTTTCCTTTCGGGTGAGAATCAACGCACCTCACTGGGTTTCAAATGCCAAAAAAGAGGGCGAAGAAGTCAGCAGTTTCGTCTGCGTGGAGGACCTCTGAGCATTTAGCCTCCCTCGCCAAAGACCGAAAGACGCAGCACCAAGTCTCAGAAGATAACGACGCGGGACTTCCAGTTTCGAAGCAGGAGCAACACCCTCCAAACCAGCGAAGAAAGTAAAGGCCATTGAATTGCTAGTGGAATCAAAAGCTTCTCAGCTTGAAGGagcactcttacatttaaatgagGCTGCGAGAGGACGGCGgggcgggggagggggaaagaggagggtgaTTTTTTTCATTTCCACCAGTCACTTTATCTCCTTATTAGTATCTCAAGTAGATAAACTTGAGCAGGCAGAAGGTAGAGAGGACGAGATTACATTCAGTGCCGATCTGAAAAAAGTTTGGGTCGGGGGTGGGTGGAGGTGGGAGGGTAGGGTAGGCACTGCCTCTGTCCTTGTCATCTTTATTGAGAGCTCTAAGACTCTGGGATCCTCCTGACTCCACAGCTGCGGCACACAGGCCCAGAGCAAACTTCGCTGGAGAGACTAACACCTCCTCCCACAAGCACTTTAAGCTGCTCCAAGCCTGAGAGCGATCGATTTTCCTCTCTGCTGGTTTCCAGCAAGTTCCCTTTCCTCAGAGTTGTTCCAATGTTACTACTAAATAAAATTTGAAAAGAAGCTAGCTTAACTTTAGCCACAACAAAAACGttctgtttaatgtggaatttaaaacaaaacaaaacacagcagtTTAATTAAAATtcttattaaaaaaacccaaaacctcaAAACATCCTAGCCTTCCTCCTGGATTTATACATGGAATATTGGTATGAAGAGTCTCtctcgcgcacacacacatataatagGACATACAGATTTGCTTCTAaagttttggtttcttttttgtgGGGGAGAGGATTTCCCATCTAACCAGAAACAAACCGAATGAAGCCCGTCCTGAATTTATGGTCACAATCATCCCatatatttacactaatataaaataaaaacggGATCTCTAATAGTGGTCAGAATTCTATACTTGGCCATATGTAAAGTGTATATATCTGTATGAATGAGAAATAACGTTCTATTTCAAAATATTCGCTCCTTGGTTACAATGCAACTGACAACAGCTTCTATGACACACAAACAAACTTTACAAAAATCACAAAAGCCTtcagtttttaatcttttttattattattattatttaaaatgtgtAGTTGTAGGTAGACAGGACCACTAGCAACGGCGTGATTTTTTTCTTGTAAACATGGCGCACAAAACACCCAAAATAATGCAAACTGACCCCCGCCCCTAAAGAAGGaaaccccctccccaccccagcatcagaacctcagtcttctctctctctcacacacacacatacacacacacacacacacaccctcccccagCTGGACTGATTTGGAATCCTCCTTCTGAGTCTCTGTGGCTCTAGAGCGTTCACCAAGTCCATTGCTGGGCTTGTACCAAGTGGTGCGCTGAGGGGTACTGGGGGTTGCCGGCCGAGCTGTACTGGGCATTGTATTGCATATGCTGGAGAGACTGGGCGCTGTAGGCGGAGAAGGGGATCCCCGCCTGGAAGGTGGCGGCAGCCAAGTCCTGTGCCTTGAGCGTGTGGCACGGCTTGCCGTCCCTGACTAAGACGGGCACGGCTACCCGGcgcggggaggggagaggagtcaCTTCCATACCTTTCTCGGCCCGGGCCCGCTTCATCTTGTAGCGGTGGTTCTGGAACCAGATCTTCACCTGCGTCGGGGTGAGGCGGATCAGGCTAGCCAGGTGCTCCCTCTCCGGCGCGGAGAGGTACCTTTGCTGCCTGAAGCGCCTCTCCAGCTCGTAAGTCTGCGCTTTGGAGAAAAGCACCCGCCTTTTCCGCTTCTTGCCAGAATCGCCGTTGCTCGAAGTTTCCTTGTCGTTGTCCGGAGACTCGTCCGCAGAAGGCTCTGGAGATTTGGACACCGAATCCTGTTGGGAGTTGCTGGATGCCAAGCCGTGCACTGAGGGAAAAGCCACAAAGGAAGCAAATCAGaagaaaggtaggtaggtaggtaggtaggtaggcaggcaggcaggcaggcaggcaggcaggcaggtaggcgAGCGGGcgagcgggcgggcgggcgggcgaggaGGAAAGCAGGACCTGCTCCATTGTGAACCACCGGGCTCTGCTCATTCTCCTGACTGCTTGCCTTCCAAACCCGGAGAAAGGAAAGCGAGGGAGTCTTTtgcaatcccctttctttggggtGCACACTAGATTCCTCAATGAGAATAGCCCTCTTATTAACCAAATGGAGGCTTATCAAGACTAAACAACCAACAAATCGTAATGGAAAAGCCCACATTCTCTACATATGAATGGTAACTGAGTACCTAAAAGCCATTTCGATTTTATGTTTGTGTGGTTAAAAACTTCTACATCTGATATGTATTTATCATATTcacacattctctctcccccccccgccgccccGCGCTCGTGCGAGGTATGGACCGCGGTgtgtttgaattttctttctctctcggCTTCACACACATGCAACACAGACGGGAAATTGTGTACACAAATACAAACATACAGACAAAATACAGCTGAATATATATGCCACATTAATGGGTCTTTTAGGAAACTCAGCACAGAAATAGTAAGAAAGATGTTTGTAGATAGGGGCGGACAGACCATAGTTAACATAATAATATTGGGCGCAGTGCACAGCCGTCTTGCGTAACTCCCATTCATTTAAGTGGGGTCTTGCGCAGGAGAACTTCCCGCTGAAGCCCCCCCCCTCACAACACTTGGAGTTTGGACACTTCCATTAACAAACACACATAATGGATTTCTTCTTTCAGGGCTACGTGGATTGATTTTTAAAGAATAATTCAACAAGCCATTCTTTgacccagcacagccaatgggacGATTTTCAAACGTTTAAAGCAAGGCCATCCAAAATGTCCCCACAAAGCATGCTCTGTTAGTTACAGAAGTGGAAAGGACTCAGTGAGGGGGAGGAATACGGTTGGATGGATGGGGGAATTTGGGGtggcacattttaaaatcttttcagACTGGGTTTTCTTCCCCCCCTCTTGCTGTCATAAATGAGGATCCAAAACCATTATTTTTACTCGGTTAAGGTAATTAAAGAATCTAGACCTCCAGTTTGCTTTTGTTATTTCCAAGGACAACTTAAACACATACCCCCAACAACAGAACTAGGAGGGATTTGGCGAGGGGAGAGTAATGGAAAGCAACACGGGTTCATCCGGGTTCCTGGCGAGTGTAACAGGCTCACAATGAGTGGGAGCCCCAGTGTAAGTTCGGCTACTTACAGGAATACTGGATACTCTCGGTGGTGGCGAGCCAACGCGTATAGGGATTATCAGTATTGTCATAAAAGGGGTTCTTCAGAGGTAGCGTCTGAACAGAGTCCAATGCGGTTGTTCCCAAAACTccgggttttttggggggttccGGCCCCTCGGTCTCTTCGTCCCCCCCTTCCACGATGGATCCGTCTTCGTCATTGGTGTCAGGCAAGTCCAATATGTCCTTTACAGAAAAGCCGGTCTTTGTGTTGGTCAGAGACATATTCTGGCCAAATTTTATGCAGGAAACTTTGAAGGACCAGTTTGTCAATCCTCTCGGTTCGCCAAACATACACggtgaaaaaagggggggtagggagggagggagagaagaaggaAGTGGGGGTTGGGGTTGGAATAAAGAAGGAACGGAAAGACTAGAAGCGGTGACGGGGGCTGTGGCggtgatggtggtggaggagggggtgggaggtggagaaaAATCAGCGGCGATCTTTAGGCATATAATATCTGTTGTTTCAGGGTTGGGTTGCTGAGATTCGTGGATCACAAGGGGGGCGATGGGGCTTCCTCAAGACTTTGTAACTCCAGGAAAAATGCCAACGTGCGTTTACTTGAGGGTCTGCTTTAAGCACAGAGCGCTGACGGTGCCTCCTTGAAAAAACAAGCCATTGCTGAGACGGGCAGTCCATATAAGGTTGGTCTCTGCACATGAACCtgccgagagagagagaaaggggggggagacagaaatacattaaaaacgCAAAAGGTTGGCCACGTGTGGGCGGGTCTTAGGAGTCAAGTGGATGAAGACAGTGTTTGCAGATGTGAAATTgcggggttttttgggggggatgcgaGCCTCCACCATTGGTGCTGTAGCACATGATGAGTGGTATAACGTGTCAATTAATTACAAAGATGGGGAGGGCTTTTCTACACAATATTTACATACAAAGGAGCTCCAAGTAGCCAGATATTCCACATACTTGAAAGTACGTTTTAACAAATTGCCTCTGAAattacaaagaaaaacaaaaaacccatcaCCCCCATCTCCAACCCGATTTTGCATTCATTTCCCATTCTCGTTGGTgaccatccttccttccttcctgctttcctttcttttcaaGCAAGCTGGAAAATTGACTATTTTACAGTGGCTTGAGCTAAATTCACCACCTTTAGAATaaagtgaaaagaaaagaaagaaaagggagatCTATTCAAATTATTGATTCCCTAAACAAGATGTTGTTGGGGTGGCAGGAGCCCAACTTATGTAAACCTCCTAGGTCAATATTTTGGTTGAGGCTTAAGGATGAGTGGTAGAAATTAAACAGCAAGTAATTGGTTCCAGTTTGCTCCGAAATCAGCTAAACTAGCAATAAAGAGGATCATTCAGCTCGTAGATAGAGTCGAACgatttttggtgggtttttttttatttgcacATGACTAATTTATTTCACTCTTCCGTTTTCTATAGAGATTACTTGTGCGTTTAACAAGGCATGTGGCTGTAAAAGCCAGAGCTAGccaatttttaaaattctgcttTAAACTGGAAATTTGAGGAAACACACGTACACCCCCCCAGATTACACAGTTTCAAAGgcactctctttttttaaaaaaagcaaatgaatGTTAAATACCTTTTAAAATAGCACCTAAAGTCTCTGAGGTATGTGCTTAGAATACGACGCTACTGCTTATTATTCAGACAGTATTAAATAGCCTATCTTTAGGAACACTGAAAGGACAATAAACCTTGTGGATGGGAAAATTCCCAGCATTTTCGGTTTTCACTTGAACCAGACTTTTTTTTTGCtgactctccccctcccttttccctccctccccccgacTTGGTTTGGTCCCCAGAGGTTCACAGCTCGTAGCCCTGTCTTGGGACTCTTTGCTCGATTCCCTTTTAAAAGAGTGAACTCTCTGTCCCTTGCTCTACAGCAGGAGGCGGAATACAGAGGCATTGTTTATCTCCGAGGGAATCTGGGTGGGGTTGCGGTGCTGGCGATGCTGCCTGCAATATTTAGGGCAGGACAGAACTCGGTGGAAGGAATCCTCCTACGGTCTTAAAGCCGGCTTTGGGGAAGGGAGGTTTTCAAAAGGGGAGTCATGCGGGATCGCCTCCCTTTCCCCAGCAAACTCCCTGCTCCCCAACGCCCCGTAACACTTTCGGAGACCATCAAGATGCTGTAATTGACCGACTTTCTCGACCAACTGGTCGGGATAGAGaaatgggatgtgtgtgtgtgtgtgtaagagagagagagagatggagtgcGATCTCAGAAGAAGCACCAAAGCAATTAATGATTGTTGATCAATATATATCTCCTCGTCCCACCCCCACCCGCTCCCTACGCCTCCCATCTAGTATGTGATGTGGATGACAATGCttcgtgttttttttttttaagcaagtcCCTGAGCGCATCCTGGGTGGTCGGACCGGAGCAAACATAAATACAAACCGATTGCTAAGCTGCGGACAATGGGCGAAATGTAGACAAATGTCCGGCTTCTGTTGGAAGCCTTTGTCCTAGACCAGGTTTTGCATTTATTTCACTGGCGAAATAATACATGATTGACGCCCTCTTTCAATGTGTTCTAACTGTTTGGAATAAATCTGAGGTTGTTCCTAGTTGTCATGGCATTCAACGTCTTTCAATGGACTATCTCTTCATTCATTTCGGAATCTTGCCACAATATTAAGGAAAGTCCCTTCATGTAGATGCTCCCTAGCTCGTCTCCTTTTTTTCACTCGAGATATATTATTTGTGTGTGCGTATCGATTCAAGGGAGCACTAAATGGACATTCATCGTTTTTACTGCACATActgataatgtgtgtgtgtgtggagtgatAAGTCGGTATTTGACATGCATGCAGGAATTATTCAATAATATACATGTCTGTAAAGTGATCCCCATTTGAAAACAAATGAGCTAACTTGAGATAATGCGCTCAGATAAAGTAAGGCAACCAGGCAATC is a genomic window of Rhineura floridana isolate rRhiFlo1 chromosome 1, rRhiFlo1.hap2, whole genome shotgun sequence containing:
- the NKX2-2 gene encoding homeobox protein Nkx-2.2; translated protein: MSLTNTKTGFSVKDILDLPDTNDEDGSIVEGGDEETEGPEPPKKPGVLGTTALDSVQTLPLKNPFYDNTDNPYTRWLATTESIQYSLHGLASSNSQQDSVSKSPEPSADESPDNDKETSSNGDSGKKRKRRVLFSKAQTYELERRFRQQRYLSAPEREHLASLIRLTPTQVKIWFQNHRYKMKRARAEKGMEVTPLPSPRRVAVPVLVRDGKPCHTLKAQDLAAATFQAGIPFSAYSAQSLQHMQYNAQYSSAGNPQYPSAHHLVQAQQWTW